The Pongo pygmaeus isolate AG05252 chromosome 11, NHGRI_mPonPyg2-v2.0_pri, whole genome shotgun sequence genome includes a region encoding these proteins:
- the HES6 gene encoding transcription cofactor HES-6 isoform X2: protein MAPPAAPGRDRVGREDEDGWETRGDRKVQAKLENAEVLELTVRRVQGVLRSRSREREQLQAEASERFAAGYIQCMHEVHTFVSTCQAIDATVAAELLNHLLESMPLREGSSFQDLLGDALAGPPGAPGRSGWPAGEAPGSPIPSPPGPGDDLCSDLEEAPEAELSRAPAEGPDLVPAALGSLTAAQIAQSVWRPW from the exons ATGGCGCCACCCGCGGCGCCTGGCCGGGACCGTGTGGGCCGTGAGGATGAGGATGGCTGGGAGACGCGAGGGGACCGCAAG GTGCAGGCCAAGCTGGAGAACGCCGAGGTGCTGGAGCTGACGGTGCGGCGGGTCCAGGGTGTGCTGCGGAGCCGGTCGCGCG AGCGCGAGCAGCTGCAGGCGGAAGCGAGCGAGCGCTTCGCTGCCGGCTACATCCAGTGCATGCACGAGGTGCACACGTTCGTGTCCACGTGCCAGGCCATCGACGCCACCGTCGCTGCCGAGCTCCTGAACCATCTGCTCGAGTCCATGCCGCTGCGTGAGGGCAGCAGCTTCCAGGATCTGCTGGGGGACGCCCTGGCGGGGCCACCTGGAGCTCCTGGGCGGAGTGGCTGGCCTGCGGGGGAGGCTCCGGGATCCCCGATACCCAGCCCCCCCGGTCCTGGGGACGACCTGTGCTCCGACCTGGAGGAGGCCCCTGAGGCTGAACTGAGTCGGGCTCCTGCTGAGGGGCCAGACTTGGTGCCCGCAGCCCTGGGCAGCCTGACCGCAGCCCAAATTGCCCAGAGTGTCTGGAGGCCTTGGTGA
- the HES6 gene encoding transcription cofactor HES-6 isoform X1: MAPPAAPGRDRVGREDEDGWETRGDRKARKPLVEKKRRARINESLQELRLLLAGAEVQAKLENAEVLELTVRRVQGVLRSRSREREQLQAEASERFAAGYIQCMHEVHTFVSTCQAIDATVAAELLNHLLESMPLREGSSFQDLLGDALAGPPGAPGRSGWPAGEAPGSPIPSPPGPGDDLCSDLEEAPEAELSRAPAEGPDLVPAALGSLTAAQIAQSVWRPW, translated from the exons ATGGCGCCACCCGCGGCGCCTGGCCGGGACCGTGTGGGCCGTGAGGATGAGGATGGCTGGGAGACGCGAGGGGACCGCAAG GCCCGGAAGCCCCTGGTGGAGAAGAAGCGGCGCGCGCGGATCAACGAGAGCCTGCAGGAGCTGCGGCTGCTGCTGGCGGGCGCCGAG GTGCAGGCCAAGCTGGAGAACGCCGAGGTGCTGGAGCTGACGGTGCGGCGGGTCCAGGGTGTGCTGCGGAGCCGGTCGCGCG AGCGCGAGCAGCTGCAGGCGGAAGCGAGCGAGCGCTTCGCTGCCGGCTACATCCAGTGCATGCACGAGGTGCACACGTTCGTGTCCACGTGCCAGGCCATCGACGCCACCGTCGCTGCCGAGCTCCTGAACCATCTGCTCGAGTCCATGCCGCTGCGTGAGGGCAGCAGCTTCCAGGATCTGCTGGGGGACGCCCTGGCGGGGCCACCTGGAGCTCCTGGGCGGAGTGGCTGGCCTGCGGGGGAGGCTCCGGGATCCCCGATACCCAGCCCCCCCGGTCCTGGGGACGACCTGTGCTCCGACCTGGAGGAGGCCCCTGAGGCTGAACTGAGTCGGGCTCCTGCTGAGGGGCCAGACTTGGTGCCCGCAGCCCTGGGCAGCCTGACCGCAGCCCAAATTGCCCAGAGTGTCTGGAGGCCTTGGTGA
- the HES6 gene encoding transcription cofactor HES-6 isoform X3, which yields MAPPAAPGRDRVGREDEDGWETRGDRKARKPLVEKKRRARINESLQELRLLLAGAEVQAKLENAEVLELTSASSCRRKRASASLPATSSACTRCTRSCPRARPSTPPSLPSS from the exons ATGGCGCCACCCGCGGCGCCTGGCCGGGACCGTGTGGGCCGTGAGGATGAGGATGGCTGGGAGACGCGAGGGGACCGCAAG GCCCGGAAGCCCCTGGTGGAGAAGAAGCGGCGCGCGCGGATCAACGAGAGCCTGCAGGAGCTGCGGCTGCTGCTGGCGGGCGCCGAG GTGCAGGCCAAGCTGGAGAACGCCGAGGTGCTGGAGCTGACG AGCGCGAGCAGCTGCAGGCGGAAGCGAGCGAGCGCTTCGCTGCCGGCTACATCCAGTGCATGCACGAGGTGCACACGTTCGTGTCCACGTGCCAGGCCATCGACGCCACCGTCGCTGCCGAGCTCCTGA